In bacterium, the genomic stretch CGATCGGGTCCTCCAGAGTGATAATATTCGTACCGTCCTGATTTAAGATCGATAAAAGAGCATAAATAGTGGTGGATTTTCCGCTTCCGGTCGGTCCGGATACCAGAATAGCGCCAAAAGGCTTTCGAATGTTCTCCAGGATCATCTTGCGATAATGGACGCCCATGCCCATATTTTCCAAATTCTGGATGCCTTGGTCTTTATCTAAAATTCTCAACGCGACTTTTTCACCCCTGGAAGTCGGAAGGCTGGAAACGCGAAAATCTATAAATTTGCCGTCAAGATTAACCTGAAACCTGCCGTCCTGAGGCTTTCTCTGCTCATCTATTTTCAGATTGGCTAATATTTTAATGCGAGAAACAATTGGGAGCTGCAGCGATTCGGGAAGTTCGGAGCTCGTTTGCAGCACGCCATCGATCCGATTCCTGACTCTCAATTTTCCATCCACCGGTTCAATATGAATATCGCTCGCCTTCGCATCCACCGCGGAGCGCAAGATCATATCCACGATCTTGCTTACCGGCGCTTCTTCGGTCAAAACTTCCGAAAGTTTTATCACGCCTGAGTCCACTTCCGATTTTTTATCAGCGCTTTGAATATCTTCGAGCGCTTTTTTTACTTCCGTATTTATAATATGATACTGCTTGAAAGCGCTTCGAAAGCTTGCTTCGGAACAAATATAAGTTTCGATTTTTTTCCCTTTCTGCCAGGTGAAAAATCTTAAAGCTTCCTGGGCTTTTGCGTCTTCAGGATCAAATTGAGCGACTTTGATCTTTTCATCATCGGAAAAAAAAGGAACAAACTGATAATGCGATGCCGCTTCTTCGGGCACCTGGCTCAAAATCTCCGCGGGAATATATTCTTCTCTCAGGTCAACATAACCAATATTAAAAAAAGCTGCCTTGATCTTTGCCACATCCTCTTCGTCAACGCTTTTATTCTCTATTAACGCGTCTTCCAGGACCAAACCATGCTCCTTTGCCACTTTTTTTGCGCTATCAATAGCCTCTCGCGTTGCCGCTTTTTTTTTCAGCAATAATTCAATAAGTTTCTCATCGCTTAAAAGAGGCATAATCTATAATTATTAATCCATTAAATGTTTAGCAAAACTAAAATATATTCCGATTGCCGATTTCATCCGCTCCAGCGTTAATATTATAACTGGAAGATAACAACAAATCGCTAAATGCTTTTTCCTTTATAAAACCCAGATTCTTGGCGGTAAAACTTTTAAATTTTCCGCCGCTCAACAATTTAGCGATATTTTCCTCCTCCGGAGGCTTGTATAAATAAGTTTTTAATTCAATATTATAAGAATATGCTTTTATCTCTTCGCCCGTTTCGCTCACGGCGGAGTCAGCCAAAAAATCGACAAAAACAATATCCGTTATCCGCAAATTCTTCTCGATCGCGTTCAAAAAATTCTTAAAAGAAGGATAGCTGCCGCGCAAAGAAATTTTGACGCTTCTTGAATCAAAGTCGTATTTTTTGGGCGCAACGCCTTCCGGGTTTAAATATTCACTTCCGGAATCGATTTTTGCTTCAAAAACTATTCTTAGGGTTTCTAAGCCATTGGCGCTGGCTATATTATCTATATTGGATAATAAATTAGCCTTGCCTTCGTCAACAGGCAAAATTGAATCAAACTTGCCGATAGTCTCTTTGTTTTTTTCAGTGAAATCAACAAATTCAGTTAATCTTTTCAGCGTATCTTCCGAGTCTTTCGTAATTATTTCTTGAGCTTTGATCTTATCCTGCAAAACGCCGGTTTCCGGATAAACATTGAATATTTGCCAAATCAAAACAACCGTTATTATCAAAAAAACAATTGCCGTAATTTGTGTGCCTTTTATATTCATATTTATTTTTTGAAATAATACAAAATTATATAACGATAGAATGATCCATTCTTCAGGCTATGGCGCCACCACATTGACTGTTCTGGTCGCTGTCTGAGAATTTCCGGCAGCATTGACGGCGCTATAAATCAGGGTGTAAGTTCCGGCAACATTCGTATCTACCGAGCCGGTTGTCGTTACCGGAAGAACTCCGTCAACTCCGTCAACCGCGGATGCTCCGGCATCGGAATAACTGGAGCCGACTGTTATTTTGATCAAACCGGAATCTGATAATGTAATAACCGGCCGAACGGTTATTATCTTCGAATCAAGGCTTAAGTTAAGTGAAAACGCAACCTTCGCGTTTTTTTCCAATGTAGCTTCACTAAAAATCACATCCTTTATTTCTTTGGATTTTTTAAAAATTATCAATTGCTTCGCCAGCGCGTTATAACTATCCGCCTTGCCCGAAAGAGACACATTAATCATATTATCAGCGCCGATCTTCTCGGAAAATTTATCATACGAAACGCTTTTGATGGTCAGCTTCTCCAGTAATTCATAGATTTTTGACCCGTAGAAATGGTTCGACAATATTGACTTGATGCTTTTCCCTTTTGTAACGGCGGCGGCTACCGCTGAAAGCTCTTCTGTTGTTGAGATCTTGGAGATCTTTTCCTGGATATCCGCGCTTTCTTCCTCAACTGTGTTCAATTGTTTTTTAAGAAAAAAAGTATTGTAAGAATAAATGCCAAGATAGACTATGAAGCTGATAATTAAAAAAATAAGAATAATTGAAAAATAAAAAGGCCGCCTCGATTCTCCTCTAGCAGTGACATCCTCTTTCCTGGGCATTAAATTTATTTTTATTGCCATGGTCGTTGCACTAAGTTAAAAATTAAAAACTAAAATTTGAAATTTAAATTTTTTATTTTTATTTACAGCTCTCTCATTGCCAATCCGACCGCAATGGAAAAAGAAGGCGCTATTTCTTTTAGAACTTGTCCGAGGCTTGGCGGATCATAGCTGATTCGCCCCCAAGGATCTCCGATGCTGACAGGCAAGTGCAAATTCTCCGAAAAATACTCGACCAATCCGGGCAAACGCGCGGAGCCGCCGCACAAAATGACTCTCTCGACTTTTTTATTGCTTTTATAAAAATATATGCTGTTTACCCTTGATATTTCGCTGGCGATCAGGCTGACCACCGGCAGAATTATCTGATTGACGGAACTGTCGTTTTCGCTTTTCGCGTTTAATAATCCTCTGTCTCTTTTCATAATTTCCGCCCGCTTAAAATTGATATTCAGAGCATGAACCAGAGCTCTGGTGATCTCGTTTCCGCTGGTATCCAATCCCTTGTTAAGCATAACATAGCCGTTATCCACCACCAGAATATTGGTCACCTTGGAACCGATATCCACGATAATGGTCGGGGTCAGATCATCTCCAATAAGCGAACGAGACAAAGCGAATGATTCGAGCTCGATCGCTTTTAAATTCAGATTGGCGGCTTGAGCGATTTCAGCATATTTATTCGCGACTTCTTTGGGAATAGCCACAAGAAGAACTTCAATTTTTCTGATTGGATCCTCTCCGCTAACCTCAGACTTGTTTTTCCTGCCGATAATATTCCAACCCAAGATCACTTCACTCACGGGAACGGGGATATATTGCCGCGCTTCATAAGGAATTGATTCTTCCACCTCCGAATAAGGCATATCGGGCAATTCCATTACCGCGGAAAAAGTGGAAAAAACGGGAACCGACAAAATTACGTCCTTAGTAGTGACTCTCGATTTTTCAATCAGGTCTTTTAGTAAATCTACGACCTGGCCGCCCAAAAGATGTATGGAACTCGTCTGAAGCGTGCTTTGCAAGAGTTCTATTTTTCCATAGGTTTCAAGCAAGCCGTATGCCTCGAGCTTGACCCGCTCTTCTTCCAATCCAAGCTGCACTATCTTAACGCTGGAAGTTCCTATATCTATACCCGCGTAGCTTTTGTGTTTTGCTTTTAAAAAATCAAACATGGAACTTTATTTACCCTGTTAAATAATTTCGCTTACGGTGAAATCCCGCAAAACAGGATTTAACGGGGTGAGTTTTATAACAATTTATACCTCTTCGATCATTATTTTTTTTGTCTTGCTTCCGATCAATTTCAATAATGTTATTTTCAACACTCCTTTTTTGATGACCGCCTTTATATCATCGACATCCACTTCGCACGGCAAAATAATTGAACGGGAAAATGGCCCCCAAAAGCATTCGGAGACAAAATAATTGATATTTTCAGCCGAGTCTATGCTTTTTTCCCTTACGCCTTTTATCATAAGCACGTTGTTCGATACCGATATATTGATATTTTCCGGATTAACTCCGCCGATGATCGATTCCACGACGATCGCAGAGCTTGTTTCGTAAACATCAACCGCCAATTGGCCTTCCTGGACTTCTTTGGGATTTTCTTCGGTTTTAAAAGGGGATTCTTCTTTAACCGCATCTTCAGCCTTCAAAGATGCTTTTTTCCCGCCGGAAATTTTTTCAAAAAAAGATTGTTTTTCTTTCACCATAAATTTTGCTTAAAAAAATTACTTATTGATCTGTGACTAACTTATTAATAAATCATAATCTTAGCATATTATACCTTTTTCTTGTTTTTAAGGCAAATAGAATAGATATTACAATATTGAAATATTAAGATATTAGTTAAAATAAAGAGAGAAACAATATCTTAATATCTTAATGATTGGTGCAT encodes the following:
- a CDS encoding GspE/PulE family protein: MPLLSDEKLIELLLKKKAATREAIDSAKKVAKEHGLVLEDALIENKSVDEEDVAKIKAAFFNIGYVDLREEYIPAEILSQVPEEAASHYQFVPFFSDDEKIKVAQFDPEDAKAQEALRFFTWQKGKKIETYICSEASFRSAFKQYHIINTEVKKALEDIQSADKKSEVDSGVIKLSEVLTEEAPVSKIVDMILRSAVDAKASDIHIEPVDGKLRVRNRIDGVLQTSSELPESLQLPIVSRIKILANLKIDEQRKPQDGRFQVNLDGKFIDFRVSSLPTSRGEKVALRILDKDQGIQNLENMGMGVHYRKMILENIRKPFGAILVSGPTGSGKSTTIYALLSILNQDGTNIITLEDPIEYYINGINQSQIRPEIGYTFASGLRSIMRQDPDVISVGEIRDKETAELVVHAALTGHLVLSTIHTNNVIGVIPRLIDMGVEPFLLASSVNIAVAQRLVKKICKYCKEEYAPSAEVETRILKEISQLSAARRKEIGSFIDKRPIKLSRGVGCKRCQNKGTKGRIGLYEMLEMTKELAKIITDGLSQEAVIKESKRQDMITIRQSGIIKAVRGDVMVEEVFEVSKDDEG
- a CDS encoding Hsp20/alpha crystallin family protein, translated to MVKEKQSFFEKISGGKKASLKAEDAVKEESPFKTEENPKEVQEGQLAVDVYETSSAIVVESIIGGVNPENINISVSNNVLMIKGVREKSIDSAENINYFVSECFWGPFSRSIILPCEVDVDDIKAVIKKGVLKITLLKLIGSKTKKIMIEEV
- the pilO gene encoding type 4a pilus biogenesis protein PilO codes for the protein MNIKGTQITAIVFLIITVVLIWQIFNVYPETGVLQDKIKAQEIITKDSEDTLKRLTEFVDFTEKNKETIGKFDSILPVDEGKANLLSNIDNIASANGLETLRIVFEAKIDSGSEYLNPEGVAPKKYDFDSRSVKISLRGSYPSFKNFLNAIEKNLRITDIVFVDFLADSAVSETGEEIKAYSYNIELKTYLYKPPEEENIAKLLSGGKFKSFTAKNLGFIKEKAFSDLLLSSSYNINAGADEIGNRNIF
- the pilM gene encoding type IV pilus assembly protein PilM, whose translation is MFDFLKAKHKSYAGIDIGTSSVKIVQLGLEEERVKLEAYGLLETYGKIELLQSTLQTSSIHLLGGQVVDLLKDLIEKSRVTTKDVILSVPVFSTFSAVMELPDMPYSEVEESIPYEARQYIPVPVSEVILGWNIIGRKNKSEVSGEDPIRKIEVLLVAIPKEVANKYAEIAQAANLNLKAIELESFALSRSLIGDDLTPTIIVDIGSKVTNILVVDNGYVMLNKGLDTSGNEITRALVHALNINFKRAEIMKRDRGLLNAKSENDSSVNQIILPVVSLIASEISRVNSIYFYKSNKKVERVILCGGSARLPGLVEYFSENLHLPVSIGDPWGRISYDPPSLGQVLKEIAPSFSIAVGLAMREL
- a CDS encoding DUF5011 domain-containing protein, encoding MAIKINLMPRKEDVTARGESRRPFYFSIILIFLIISFIVYLGIYSYNTFFLKKQLNTVEEESADIQEKISKISTTEELSAVAAAVTKGKSIKSILSNHFYGSKIYELLEKLTIKSVSYDKFSEKIGADNMINVSLSGKADSYNALAKQLIIFKKSKEIKDVIFSEATLEKNAKVAFSLNLSLDSKIITVRPVITLSDSGLIKITVGSSYSDAGASAVDGVDGVLPVTTTGSVDTNVAGTYTLIYSAVNAAGNSQTATRTVNVVAP